A stretch of Faecalibacterium duncaniae DNA encodes these proteins:
- a CDS encoding Maff2 family mobile element protein produces MEFFNSAVDTLQTIVVGLGGALCVWGGINLLEGYGQDNPGSNAHVP; encoded by the coding sequence ATGGAATTTTTCAACAGCGCAGTCGATACTTTGCAGACCATCGTGGTCGGTCTGGGCGGTGCCCTGTGTGTCTGGGGCGGCATCAACCTGTTGGAGGGCTATGGACAGGATAACCCCGGCAGCAATGCTCATGTGCCATAA
- a CDS encoding VirD4-like conjugal transfer protein, CD1115 family, with amino-acid sequence MKPELKKLLVLNLPYLLFVYLFAKCGQAYRLAAGADASAKLLHLTGGISVAFASPLPSLHLFDLCVGVVGAVAVRLIVYSKGKNAKKYRKGEEYGSARWGTAKDIAPYIDPKFENNILLTQTERLTMTGRPKDPKTARNKNVLVIGGSGSGKTRFYVKPNLMQCFPTSDYPTSFVVTDPKGTLVLETGQMFQRAGYRVKILNTINFSKSMKYNPFVYIHSEKDVLKLVNTLIANTKGEGEKSAEDFWVKSERLFYTALIGYIWYEAPAEEMNFTTLLEMINASEAREDDPEFQSPVDLMFERLEQKDPDHFAVRQYKKFLLSAGKTRSSILISCGARLAPFDIREVRELMEDDEMELDTIGDEKTVLFLIMSDTDTTFNFILAMLQSQLINLLCDRADDKYGGRLPVHVRLILDEFANIGQIPNFDKLIATIRSREISASIILQSQSQLKAIYKDAAEIISDNCDSVLFLSGRGKNAKEISDALGKETIDSFNTSENRGSQTSHGLNYQKLGKALMSEDEIAIMDGGRCILQLRGVRPFFSEKFDITKHPHYKYLADADKKNTFDVDRFLSSLRRKRQQVVAQDESFDLYEIDLSDENAAE; translated from the coding sequence ATGAAGCCTGAACTGAAAAAACTGCTGGTGCTGAATCTGCCGTATCTGCTGTTCGTGTACCTGTTCGCCAAATGCGGGCAGGCATACCGTCTGGCGGCGGGCGCGGATGCTTCGGCAAAGCTGCTCCACCTGACGGGCGGCATCTCTGTCGCCTTTGCAAGCCCGCTGCCCAGCCTGCATCTGTTTGACCTCTGCGTTGGCGTTGTTGGTGCGGTGGCTGTCCGGCTCATCGTGTACAGCAAGGGCAAGAACGCCAAGAAGTACCGCAAGGGCGAGGAATACGGTTCTGCCCGGTGGGGCACCGCCAAAGACATTGCCCCGTACATCGACCCCAAGTTTGAAAACAACATCCTGCTGACCCAGACCGAACGCCTGACCATGACCGGGCGGCCCAAAGACCCCAAGACGGCCCGGAACAAGAATGTGCTGGTGATCGGCGGCTCCGGCAGCGGCAAGACCCGCTTCTATGTGAAGCCCAACCTCATGCAATGCTTTCCCACGTCTGATTATCCCACCTCATTCGTAGTCACAGACCCGAAAGGCACACTGGTTCTCGAAACAGGCCAAATGTTCCAGCGGGCAGGCTATCGTGTAAAAATCCTGAACACGATAAACTTTTCCAAGTCCATGAAGTACAACCCCTTTGTTTACATCCACTCGGAAAAGGACGTGCTGAAGCTGGTGAATACCCTTATCGCCAACACCAAGGGCGAGGGCGAGAAATCAGCAGAAGATTTTTGGGTGAAGTCGGAACGGCTGTTCTACACCGCGCTTATCGGCTACATCTGGTATGAGGCCCCGGCAGAAGAAATGAACTTCACCACCCTGCTGGAAATGATAAATGCCAGTGAAGCCCGCGAGGACGACCCGGAGTTTCAAAGCCCGGTGGACCTCATGTTTGAACGGCTGGAACAGAAAGACCCGGATCACTTCGCTGTCCGGCAATACAAAAAGTTTTTGCTGTCGGCGGGCAAGACCCGTTCTTCCATCCTGATAAGCTGTGGTGCCCGTTTAGCCCCATTTGACATCCGGGAAGTGCGTGAACTGATGGAGGACGATGAAATGGAGCTGGACACCATCGGGGATGAAAAGACCGTACTGTTCCTGATTATGAGCGACACGGACACCACCTTCAACTTCATTCTCGCCATGCTCCAAAGCCAGCTTATCAACCTGCTGTGTGACCGCGCGGATGATAAATACGGTGGCCGACTGCCTGTCCATGTACGGCTGATTCTGGACGAGTTCGCCAACATTGGGCAGATTCCCAACTTCGACAAGCTGATCGCCACCATCCGCAGCCGGGAAATCTCGGCATCCATCATCTTGCAGAGCCAGTCGCAGCTGAAAGCTATCTACAAGGATGCGGCCGAAATCATTTCGGACAACTGCGATTCTGTTCTCTTTTTGAGTGGGCGGGGCAAGAATGCCAAAGAGATCTCCGATGCGCTGGGGAAAGAGACCATCGACAGTTTCAACACCAGCGAAAACCGGGGTTCTCAAACCTCCCACGGACTGAACTATCAAAAATTAGGAAAGGCGTTGATGTCAGAGGACGAAATCGCAATCATGGACGGCGGCAGGTGCATCTTGCAGCTGCGGGGAGTGAGGCCGTTCTTCTCGGAGAAGTTCGACATCACCAAGCACCCGCACTACAAGTACCTTGCAGATGCGGACAAGAAAAACACATTTGATGTGGACAGGTTCTTATCCAGTCTGCGCCGGAAACGGCAGCAGGTAGTCGCACAGGACGAAAGTTTTGACCTGTACGAAATCGACCTGTCGGATGAAAATGCAGCCGAATAA
- a CDS encoding helix-turn-helix domain-containing protein, with amino-acid sequence MSNRLLPYDIIIKAHEGDPIAIQAVLDRYAGYIRYFSKMNGYYNSDMEDYIRTKLIESLFKFRLDR; translated from the coding sequence ATGAGTAACCGACTTCTCCCCTATGACATTATCATAAAGGCACATGAGGGCGACCCCATAGCGATACAAGCCGTCCTTGACCGATACGCTGGATATATCCGCTACTTCTCTAAGATGAACGGCTATTACAACTCTGATATGGAGGACTACATCAGAACAAAGCTGATTGAAAGCCTGTTCAAGTTCCGGCTTGACCGATAA
- a CDS encoding galactokinase, which produces MATSAQLKREILAGQWDEALCTLYGTEPAVLARQRQRYAAALEQFELYYGPGRQVHVYSAPGRAELGGNHTDHQHGYGLAAAVTLDLVAVASPSDDGFIRVKSRGFNKLDVIDLSEAEPQQGESTHSASLIRGIAEGFRAQGKTVGGFDAYTASDVLRGSGLSSSAAFEMGMAAILNGEYGCGLTAPELAKICQYAENTYFGKPSGLLDQLTSAVGGVIFADFADPKKPRIEKIHTAGLLPADMTLCVTDTRGSHSELTGEFAAIRHEMESVAACLGGKVLGQVKEQEFWTALPRLRRACGDRAVLRAVHYFEENARALAQRNALVSGDFNAFLQLILESGHASFALCQNVYCSTDVRHQGLSVALAISQTLLEGQGGAWRMQGGGFAGTIQAFVPGMLTAKYHDAIEKVFGADSCYLLRLREQGALRVI; this is translated from the coding sequence ATGGCGACCAGTGCACAACTCAAACGGGAGATCCTTGCGGGGCAGTGGGACGAAGCGCTCTGCACGCTCTATGGCACAGAACCGGCGGTGCTGGCCCGCCAGCGGCAGCGGTATGCCGCCGCGCTGGAACAGTTTGAGCTTTACTATGGCCCCGGGCGGCAGGTGCATGTTTACTCGGCTCCGGGCCGGGCGGAGCTGGGCGGCAACCATACCGATCATCAGCACGGGTATGGTCTTGCGGCAGCGGTGACGCTGGACCTGGTCGCAGTGGCATCCCCCAGTGACGACGGTTTTATCCGGGTCAAATCCCGGGGCTTCAACAAGCTGGATGTCATTGACCTGAGCGAGGCCGAGCCTCAGCAGGGAGAGAGCACCCATTCGGCCAGCCTGATCCGGGGCATTGCGGAAGGTTTCCGGGCACAGGGAAAGACGGTGGGGGGCTTCGATGCCTATACCGCCAGCGACGTGCTCCGGGGCAGCGGGCTTTCCAGCTCTGCGGCCTTCGAGATGGGAATGGCGGCCATCCTGAACGGGGAATATGGCTGTGGCCTGACTGCGCCGGAGCTGGCGAAGATCTGCCAGTATGCTGAAAATACATATTTCGGAAAACCCAGCGGCCTGTTGGATCAGCTGACCAGTGCCGTGGGCGGGGTCATCTTTGCGGATTTTGCCGACCCAAAGAAGCCCCGGATAGAAAAGATCCACACCGCAGGGCTGCTCCCGGCAGACATGACCCTTTGCGTGACCGATACCCGGGGCAGTCACAGCGAGCTGACCGGTGAATTTGCGGCCATCCGGCATGAAATGGAATCGGTGGCGGCTTGTCTGGGCGGTAAGGTGTTGGGGCAGGTCAAGGAGCAGGAGTTCTGGACGGCTCTGCCACGCCTGCGCAGGGCCTGCGGGGATCGTGCTGTTCTGCGTGCAGTCCACTATTTTGAGGAGAATGCCCGCGCATTGGCCCAGCGGAATGCCCTGGTCAGCGGGGATTTCAATGCCTTCCTGCAGCTGATTCTGGAAAGTGGACACGCCTCTTTTGCCCTGTGCCAGAACGTTTACTGCTCCACAGACGTACGGCATCAGGGACTCTCGGTGGCGCTTGCCATCAGTCAGACTCTGCTGGAGGGGCAGGGGGGAGCCTGGCGGATGCAGGGCGGCGGCTTTGCAGGGACCATTCAGGCGTTTGTACCCGGTATGCTGACGGCAAAATATCACGACGCGATAGAAAAGGTGTTCGGTGCGGACAGCTGCTATCTGCTCCGTCTGCGGGAGCAGGGTGCCCTGCGGGTCATTTGA
- a CDS encoding DUF6440 family protein, which translates to MGSRRFEITETAGSVKGFYVVVDRETGVNYLVAKFGTGGGICPLIDKDGKPIISE; encoded by the coding sequence ATGGGAAGCAGAAGATTTGAAATTACTGAAACCGCAGGAAGTGTGAAAGGCTTTTATGTGGTAGTGGACAGAGAAACCGGGGTCAATTACCTTGTGGCAAAGTTTGGAACTGGCGGGGGTATTTGTCCCTTGATTGACAAAGACGGAAAACCGATTATCAGCGAGTAG
- the rlmD gene encoding 23S rRNA (uracil(1939)-C(5))-methyltransferase RlmD, whose product MPLQKNQVLTLTIERLSNDGSGVAHSPDGEAVFIPGTAPGDVAAIRIVKDCGRYAFGILDAIQTPSPDRIPVDCAVAGPCGGCSLRHLDYAAELRAKGESVTDAFRRIGGLDVPVLPPLPSPEIDRYRNKVQFPVGRDKNGKPCIGFYAGRTHRIVPCPDCKLQPDVLNEIGNTLCDFFAAHNIQPYDEQTGKGLVRHVFLRRGVHSGQIMVCLVCTRAKLPHAEELCRTLTAQFSDIATILINVNARNTNVILGSETHTLYGPGFIEDTLCGVPVQLGPLSFYQVNTLAAEQLYGIAAEYAQLTPDDLLLDLYCGMGTIGLSMADHCRELIGVEIVPEAIESAKANAARMGDAIAAKSRFFCADAGKAASQLAAEGLHPDVVMLDPPRKGCDEATLSAVVTMSPRRVVYVSCNPSTAARDAKWLEEHGYRAEKVQPVDLFPRTRHVEAIVSLQRGI is encoded by the coding sequence ATGCCCTTACAAAAAAATCAGGTGCTGACCCTGACCATTGAGCGCCTGTCCAACGATGGCAGCGGCGTTGCTCACAGCCCGGACGGCGAGGCTGTGTTCATACCCGGCACCGCCCCCGGTGACGTTGCCGCCATCCGCATCGTGAAAGATTGCGGCCGCTACGCTTTCGGTATTTTGGATGCCATTCAGACTCCCTCGCCTGACCGTATCCCGGTAGATTGTGCAGTGGCCGGCCCCTGCGGTGGCTGCAGCCTGCGGCATCTGGATTATGCCGCTGAACTGCGCGCCAAGGGCGAAAGCGTTACCGATGCTTTCCGCCGCATTGGCGGGCTGGATGTACCCGTGCTGCCGCCCCTCCCCTCCCCCGAGATCGACCGCTACCGCAATAAGGTTCAATTCCCGGTGGGCCGTGATAAGAATGGCAAGCCCTGCATCGGTTTCTACGCCGGGCGCACCCACCGCATTGTACCCTGCCCCGACTGCAAGCTGCAGCCGGATGTGCTGAACGAGATCGGCAATACCCTCTGCGATTTCTTTGCCGCCCACAACATCCAACCCTACGACGAGCAGACGGGCAAGGGGCTGGTGCGTCATGTGTTTCTGCGGCGGGGTGTCCACAGCGGCCAGATCATGGTCTGTCTGGTCTGCACCCGGGCAAAGCTGCCCCACGCAGAGGAGCTTTGTCGCACACTGACTGCGCAGTTTTCCGATATCGCCACCATCCTGATCAATGTCAACGCCAGAAACACCAATGTGATCCTGGGCAGCGAGACCCACACCCTGTACGGCCCCGGGTTCATCGAGGACACCCTCTGCGGCGTTCCTGTGCAGCTGGGCCCTTTGTCGTTCTATCAGGTCAATACCCTGGCCGCTGAGCAGCTCTATGGCATTGCCGCAGAATATGCTCAGTTGACCCCAGATGACCTGCTACTGGATCTCTATTGCGGCATGGGCACCATTGGCCTGTCCATGGCAGACCATTGCCGGGAGCTCATCGGTGTGGAGATCGTGCCTGAGGCCATCGAAAGCGCCAAGGCCAATGCTGCCCGCATGGGTGATGCCATAGCCGCAAAGAGCCGCTTCTTCTGCGCCGATGCTGGTAAGGCGGCCTCTCAGCTTGCCGCCGAGGGCCTGCACCCGGATGTTGTGATGCTCGACCCGCCCCGCAAAGGCTGTGACGAAGCAACCCTTTCCGCTGTCGTCACCATGTCCCCCCGCCGGGTGGTCTATGTCAGCTGCAACCCCTCCACCGCCGCCCGGGATGCCAAGTGGCTAGAAGAGCATGGGTATCGGGCAGAAAAGGTGCAGCCGGTGGACCTTTTCCCGAGGACGAGGCATGTGGAAGCGATAGTTTCGCTACAAAGAGGAATCTAG
- a CDS encoding sigma-70 family RNA polymerase sigma factor has protein sequence MTEYEAYQEHIRYTHDTYCRIVIRHASFDAARMLAARWKREISLEYLTEEKFVQLSTTDEYFQVQDYGETYPFSVRGQTILLDSCSLAAALARLPEQTQEEIFLYYFQHLTQKEIGEQSGWTRSTIGRHIRLALKRLKEEMEVLSHE, from the coding sequence ATGACTGAATACGAAGCCTATCAAGAACATATCCGCTATACCCATGATACCTATTGCCGGATTGTTATTCGCCATGCGTCCTTTGACGCTGCCCGTATGCTGGCGGCGAGATGGAAACGGGAAATCTCCCTTGAATATCTGACCGAAGAAAAGTTTGTCCAACTAAGCACCACAGACGAGTATTTTCAAGTGCAGGACTATGGCGAAACTTATCCGTTCTCTGTCCGGGGGCAGACGATACTTTTAGATAGCTGTTCTCTTGCGGCTGCTCTTGCCCGATTGCCGGAACAGACGCAGGAAGAAATCTTTTTGTACTACTTCCAGCACTTGACGCAGAAAGAAATCGGAGAACAAAGCGGCTGGACACGCAGCACAATCGGGCGGCATATACGGCTTGCCTTGAAGCGGCTGAAAGAGGAAATGGAGGTGCTGTCCCATGAGTAA
- a CDS encoding GntR family transcriptional regulator, with translation MEIIISSNTSKPIYEQITSQIKAMIMSGELKTGDPIPSMRALAKSIHVSVITVQKAYEDLQRDGFIETTVGRGSFVSAQNKDFYQEEQQRLAEEHLQEAADIGRISGISLEKLIELLTIFYQEED, from the coding sequence GTGGAAATTATCATAAGCAGTAATACGAGCAAGCCAATTTATGAGCAGATAACTTCACAGATAAAAGCCATGATTATGAGTGGCGAGTTAAAAACCGGCGATCCTATTCCCTCTATGCGGGCGCTGGCAAAGTCCATTCATGTGAGTGTTATTACCGTTCAAAAAGCGTATGAAGATTTGCAAAGGGACGGTTTTATTGAAACGACGGTAGGCCGAGGAAGTTTTGTGTCGGCACAGAACAAAGACTTTTATCAGGAAGAACAGCAGAGATTGGCCGAAGAACATTTGCAAGAGGCCGCCGATATTGGGCGGATAAGTGGAATATCGTTGGAAAAACTGATTGAATTACTTACGATATTTTATCAAGAGGAGGATTAA
- a CDS encoding DUF6017 domain-containing protein — MAVFRVEKNSGYTVMSNHHLRNRALSLKAKGLLSQMLSLPEDWDYTLQGLARINRESIDAIRQAIRELEQAGYIQRSRERDEKGRLRGADYVIFELPQPVPASVSPTLENPTLENPTQENPTLENPMQLNKDKLITEKQKKERQNTDSIPIHSPNPLPLDKDEAVAPPPEWTGNRKEAAYQIYRDLILENIEYDTLTQNPRIDREQLDEIVDILLETVCTSRKSIRVAGDDYPAELVKAKFLKLDSHHIEFVMDCLRDNTTKVRNIKQYLRAMLFNAPSTINSYYASLVAHDMAQPDWGRPPNT, encoded by the coding sequence ATGGCAGTTTTTCGGGTAGAAAAGAACAGCGGCTACACGGTCATGTCAAACCACCACCTGCGGAACCGGGCCTTGTCCCTGAAAGCCAAAGGCTTACTCTCCCAAATGCTCTCCCTGCCGGAAGATTGGGACTACACCCTGCAAGGGCTGGCCCGTATCAACCGGGAAAGCATTGACGCGATACGGCAGGCCATCCGGGAACTGGAACAGGCAGGCTACATCCAGCGTTCCAGAGAACGGGACGAGAAAGGGCGGCTGCGCGGTGCAGACTATGTGATCTTCGAGCTGCCGCAGCCCGTTCCTGCATCGGTTTCACCTACATTGGAAAATCCAACGTTGGAGAATCCCACGCAGGAAAACCCTACGTTGGAAAATCCAATGCAATTAAATAAAGATAAACTAATTACAGAAAAACAAAAGAAAGAGAGACAAAATACCGATTCCATTCCTATCCATTCCCCAAACCCCTTGCCTTTGGACAAGGACGAGGCAGTGGCACCGCCACCAGAATGGACGGGAAACCGAAAGGAAGCGGCCTATCAAATCTACCGGGACCTGATTTTGGAGAACATCGAGTATGACACCCTCACCCAGAATCCCCGGATAGACCGGGAACAGCTGGACGAAATCGTGGACATCCTGCTGGAAACGGTCTGCACTTCCCGCAAGTCCATCCGGGTGGCCGGGGACGATTACCCGGCAGAGTTGGTCAAGGCGAAATTCTTGAAGCTGGACAGCCATCACATCGAGTTCGTCATGGACTGCCTGCGGGACAACACCACCAAAGTCCGCAACATCAAGCAATACCTGCGGGCCATGCTGTTCAACGCCCCCAGCACCATCAACAGCTACTATGCGTCCCTTGTGGCGCACGATATGGCGCAGCCCGATTGGGGCCGCCCGCCCAACACCTGA
- a CDS encoding ABC transporter ATP-binding protein has translation MNAILQVENLTKQYADFKLDHVSFSVPKGTIMGLIGENGAGKSTTINAILDLIHKDDGTVTFWGQELSSTKQIKEDVGVVFDGINFYETLTPAKVGKIAGAAYKQWDGHLFQDYLKRFQLPADKEIKSLSKGMKMKLCIAVALSHNPKLLILDEATSGLDPVMRDDILDVFLEFVQDENHSILMSSHITTDLEKVADYITFIHQGKVLFCKTKDELRYNYGIIRCGAALFDQLDKAEILAYRKDDYQWNVLVADKEKARRKYKNAVVDDATIDDILLLYVKGEQAK, from the coding sequence ATGAACGCTATTTTGCAGGTTGAGAACTTGACAAAGCAATACGCCGATTTCAAGTTAGACCATGTTTCGTTTTCGGTTCCGAAAGGAACAATCATGGGGCTTATTGGCGAAAATGGAGCCGGAAAAAGCACAACTATCAATGCTATTCTTGATTTAATTCATAAAGATGATGGAACAGTTACTTTTTGGGGGCAGGAATTATCGTCCACAAAACAAATCAAAGAGGATGTTGGCGTAGTGTTTGACGGAATTAACTTCTATGAAACGCTCACTCCGGCCAAAGTCGGGAAAATTGCTGGTGCTGCCTACAAACAGTGGGACGGCCATCTGTTTCAAGACTATCTAAAGCGGTTTCAACTTCCAGCGGATAAGGAAATTAAATCTCTGTCCAAGGGAATGAAGATGAAGTTGTGTATTGCCGTCGCCCTTTCCCATAACCCCAAGCTACTGATTTTGGACGAAGCGACAAGCGGCCTCGACCCTGTAATGCGTGATGATATTCTTGATGTATTTCTTGAATTTGTTCAGGACGAAAATCATTCCATTTTGATGTCCTCGCATATCACAACAGATTTAGAAAAAGTCGCAGATTACATTACATTTATTCATCAGGGCAAGGTTCTTTTTTGTAAAACGAAAGATGAACTTCGTTATAACTATGGTATTATCCGCTGTGGCGCAGCACTGTTCGACCAGCTCGATAAAGCGGAAATTCTGGCTTACCGCAAAGATGATTATCAATGGAATGTGCTGGTAGCTGACAAGGAAAAAGCCCGGAGGAAATATAAAAATGCCGTAGTGGACGACGCAACAATCGACGATATTCTGCTGCTGTATGTGAAAGGAGAGCAAGCAAAATGA
- a CDS encoding ABC-2 transporter permease — MKSLVLKDLFNIGHNAKSMLFILVVFAVALIPFSGVEGYIFVCAILCSMMIVTTFSFDDSSKWTRYAMIMPVSKKELVAGKFMVLAIFCAIGSLFGLIIGFIGGLITHKIVLDIVGIGELLFLTLGAWVISLIFGSMSIPLVFKFGAEKGRVLLLVSFLIPAGICFGIYQLLTMLGVALTDQIVFILLCCSPLLALAWCYVMYQISYRIFVKQEL, encoded by the coding sequence ATGAAAAGTCTTGTTTTGAAAGATTTATTTAATATCGGCCACAATGCGAAATCTATGCTATTCATCCTTGTGGTTTTTGCCGTTGCGCTTATTCCGTTTTCCGGCGTAGAAGGCTATATTTTTGTATGTGCGATTTTGTGCAGCATGATGATTGTAACAACCTTTTCTTTTGATGACAGTTCTAAATGGACACGGTATGCTATGATAATGCCAGTTTCCAAGAAAGAATTGGTTGCTGGAAAATTTATGGTGCTGGCTATCTTCTGCGCCATTGGCAGCCTCTTTGGGCTGATTATTGGTTTTATCGGTGGCCTAATCACACATAAAATCGTACTCGACATAGTAGGGATTGGAGAGCTTCTGTTTTTGACACTCGGTGCATGGGTAATCTCCCTTATTTTTGGAAGTATGTCAATTCCTCTTGTGTTCAAGTTTGGCGCAGAAAAAGGCCGTGTTCTGCTATTAGTATCATTCCTCATTCCGGCAGGGATTTGCTTTGGAATATATCAGCTTCTTACTATGCTGGGAGTTGCATTGACAGACCAGATTGTATTTATTCTTCTCTGCTGCTCACCGCTTCTGGCGTTGGCATGGTGCTATGTGATGTATCAAATCAGTTATCGCATTTTTGTAAAGCAAGAGCTTTGA
- a CDS encoding AraC family transcriptional regulator: MADVYKQSFKQNYTNNIELSIFNCGLERCAPGQTWGPGIRDHYLIHLVVSGKGTFEVGGKTFEVVPGDLFFARPSQLIRYSADEQQPWEYSWVGFNGACAHKLAAQLPFTDTAPVHHTQDPEGMRAALTNIYSSRGLEPQDEAAMVGYLYLFISALMKETSETRPHNASSSNQYVLNAIKYIQFNYSHDISIDDVAKSVGVSRSHLYRVFMLNVGKSPIDYLTEYRINEACKLLRAGNLSIAEVAISVGFFDQFYFSRVFKRAKGMPPSKYIAAQSENADAPASEEA, from the coding sequence ATGGCAGATGTCTACAAGCAGTCCTTCAAGCAGAATTACACCAATAATATTGAATTATCCATCTTCAACTGTGGTCTGGAACGCTGTGCCCCGGGCCAGACCTGGGGCCCCGGTATCCGGGATCACTACCTGATCCATCTGGTGGTCTCGGGCAAGGGCACTTTTGAAGTGGGCGGCAAGACCTTTGAGGTCGTGCCGGGGGATCTGTTCTTTGCCCGGCCCAGTCAGCTCATCCGCTACTCTGCCGATGAGCAGCAGCCCTGGGAGTACAGCTGGGTCGGCTTCAACGGTGCCTGCGCTCACAAACTGGCGGCACAGCTGCCCTTTACCGACACTGCTCCTGTGCACCACACGCAGGACCCGGAGGGAATGCGGGCAGCTCTGACCAACATTTATTCTTCCCGCGGGTTAGAGCCTCAGGACGAGGCTGCCATGGTGGGGTACCTCTACCTGTTCATCTCTGCCCTGATGAAGGAGACCAGCGAGACGCGCCCCCACAACGCTTCCTCCTCCAATCAATATGTGCTGAATGCCATCAAATACATCCAGTTCAACTATTCGCACGACATCTCCATTGATGATGTCGCCAAGAGCGTGGGCGTTTCCCGCAGTCATCTGTACCGGGTGTTTATGCTCAATGTGGGCAAGAGCCCCATCGATTATCTGACCGAATACCGCATCAACGAAGCCTGCAAGCTGCTGAGGGCCGGCAACCTTTCCATTGCAGAGGTCGCCATCTCGGTGGGCTTCTTTGACCAGTTCTATTTTTCCCGGGTCTTCAAGCGGGCCAAGGGGATGCCGCCCAGCAAATACATTGCCGCCCAGAGCGAAAATGCAGATGCCCCCGCTTCGGAAGAAGCCTGA
- a CDS encoding plasmid mobilization protein, with product MKKKYNTPHRCHVVKTRMTEEEYADFTERLKHYDMSQAEFIRQSITRATIRPIVTVSPVNDELLSAVGRLTAEYGKIGSNLNQIARALNEYGTPYNALSVEIRAAISDLAALKFEVLRKVGDAVGNIQTYQL from the coding sequence TTGAAGAAAAAATACAACACGCCCCACCGCTGCCATGTGGTCAAAACCCGCATGACCGAGGAAGAATACGCCGACTTTACCGAGCGGCTGAAACACTATGACATGAGCCAAGCCGAATTTATCCGGCAATCCATTACACGGGCGACTATTCGCCCCATCGTTACCGTTTCCCCGGTCAATGATGAACTGTTGTCCGCCGTTGGCAGGCTGACCGCTGAATACGGAAAAATCGGCAGCAACCTCAATCAGATTGCCCGCGCCCTCAACGAGTACGGCACACCATACAATGCCCTGTCCGTTGAAATACGCGCTGCCATTTCTGACCTTGCCGCCTTGAAGTTTGAAGTCTTGCGAAAGGTAGGTGACGCTGTTGGCAACATTCAAACATATCAGCTCTAA
- a CDS encoding PcfB family protein: MQEEVTQKTIALSMKTGKLTAQALQAALKKYLQHRAKGPKLHHGKQSLKQLKAHGAALTNIEVTEANIGAFKPCAKKYGVDFTLRKDKTTQPPHYIVIFKAKDADNLEQAFREFTAKTLSKEQRPSIRKVLAAAKQKAAQQPKRAKEKIKQRGLER, from the coding sequence TTGCAGGAAGAAGTCACCCAGAAAACTATTGCCCTGTCCATGAAAACGGGCAAGCTCACTGCCCAAGCGTTGCAAGCTGCCCTGAAAAAATATTTGCAGCACCGGGCCAAGGGGCCAAAGCTGCACCACGGCAAGCAAAGCCTGAAACAGCTGAAAGCCCACGGCGCGGCCCTGACCAACATTGAAGTCACGGAAGCGAACATCGGGGCGTTCAAGCCCTGCGCCAAGAAGTACGGCGTGGACTTCACCTTGCGTAAGGACAAGACCACCCAGCCGCCCCACTACATCGTGATCTTCAAGGCCAAGGATGCGGACAATCTGGAACAGGCGTTCCGGGAGTTCACGGCCAAAACACTCTCCAAGGAGCAGCGGCCCTCCATCCGCAAGGTGCTGGCAGCAGCCAAGCAGAAAGCGGCCCAGCAGCCGAAACGCGCTAAAGAAAAAATTAAGCAAAGGGGGTTAGAGCGATGA